A stretch of DNA from Diadema setosum chromosome 10, eeDiaSeto1, whole genome shotgun sequence:
TCTAGTCCACCCCGCCATCTCCGCCTGGAGGAAAAAATGCTCGTTGGGTGAAAAACAAACTCAAATACACGCCAAGAAAATGTAACACCTCACGCCACTGGTAGATTGCGCCATCACGTTTTCCTAATCCTAATCTGTAGCTCTAGTCAAGAGTTTGTTTTTGCGATCGTGCCAGAGTTGTTTTCATAATAAAGACGGTACCTCGTATATGATGAAGTCATGTGTAATCCATCTCACGGCCTTAATACGAGAAATTCTCAACTCAGGTGGTGTCCAGGGTAGCTACGCCCTGAACACTCCATCGTAAAATGTCCGTTTTAGCACTAGAGGCGATAAATTCACCTGGGGGATTTTCCGACTTTGGATCGGTTCATTTCCCCAccatatacgagatgcataatTTATAATTGCATGCTCTGCCGTGATGGCGTACGGATCTGATGAGTTTGGGGCTTTCGGGTCGAATTGACGACAACGTATATATGGATGCTACATGTATTGCTGAGTAGTTATTTCTGGAAAGCATTGCGCATTACCTGGGAAAGCAAGGTACGTGGATTTGGATATCTTGAGCCTCAAGCATTgtgatatacataattatgtggggTTTTTCCACCTTGTCATATTTTTCAACACTTTTTATCCGAGATCTCTATactttaaaaacatgcaaatatccTATTCTCTCACAGATGCtcatacatacagacacacacagacagagagacagacagacagacacacacacacacacgcatacgcaTTAGAATAAATACAAGATAAATAAAAGGCCAAGTACCTAAAGATGTATAAGGTACTAGTAGTGGATTGAATGAAGCACTGGATATCTTTTCCGACTACACTTAAATGTGTTTTCTTCTTGTGCAGCCCAAATCTTGCTCACGCTCTATCGGTAAACGTCGCAGCGAAGCAATGGCATGGTTATTGTGTAATTAAAAGGAATATATAGATCTGAAGACACCATGAAAACTTTGTGATGCATTATGAATAACACACGGGTGGCATAAACTTACTGAGTGCATAGATAGTACTGATGAAGAGACAtttacttcccccccccccttcatctcCCCTCTCCCCAAACAGAAACACAATATTCTTGCTCTTGACGGGGTCAAAGCAAGGCGACTGTTTTGTAAGTATAGTCTTGAGTAGAGAGTATACTGCTCAGGGAGAATCTCCttttttactccttttttttttcttccatcaatCGATTTTGCAGGAGCATCATCGCTCACGGCCACTTAGTACAGCTTCGCAGACAGAAGCACCGGCGCCCGGCGTAGCCTCCTGCTGGGGAGGCTCCTCGTCCGTATGTTTTCGTCTCTTTgttcttttatgttttttatatCCTTCATTACTCCCGATGAACTCATCAGTACTACTGACGCGTTAGCCATCTCACCTTACGTCAGCTGTGCTGGTGCAGgtcgtttgcttgtttgtttttgacacATTTACTCGTTGTATCCTTGAACTTTTCTCAACAATTGGACTACAGATGCGATGcttttcgcattttttttttttcactgacacTTCCACACTGGCAGAGTTAAAAGACACACTGCAACCCTCTCGAGTTGAGCCCTTAACTGGTTGGTACAGTTTTGATTTGGATTgggctgcaggtttccaacgtgtgtgtgtgtgtgtgtgtgtgtgcgcgcgcgcgcgcgcgtttgtgagataatgagaaacctcttaaatGAAGGacatatgaaagaacatgtaatttttagTGGAATTCGgcttatttgataaaaaaaaaaaaactggtttttgaaatatctgagatatccaaaagaagCAAACCTAATAAAATGCTACTGACCACAACCTTTATaagaatctctttgttttttgttgttgttttttttttttggatatctcagtcattttaataccgattttcatcgaataaacttccaattccccttagaattgtatgctctttaacatttcatagagtggtttctaaattcttgcaaaacgttaaaagctgtATCCTCACCTCAATCAATATTATACAATCTCTTTAAGAGACCATTGCTTACGTATTCACACGCTCCCCTCGACCATTAAAGTAGGAGATTAATGAAACGTAAAAAGGATATCATTGTCGGTTGATTATGACGAAGCAGATCCGAATCAAATGACTGGTCGATGTACACGCGGTATTTCATACGAAAGAGAAATGAttacatatgattttttttttctactgaaGATGTCTGTTTCATCATTTTATACACACCAATTTGTTCAAGATACAGCTTCGAGAGTGTTTGTTCCAAAGGTACTTTGTGcggttagtttttttttaaatgccctAACTGATATGTAAATATTATTTACATATTTCTAGATGATAGACTCCTATCTATCTTTCATACTGTGTAATACCCAATGGCGTCTGTTTGTGTCATTCTAAGATTGCTCGCTACGCGGTATTACACATGACTTCTAAATTTTACATCCGGGACGAAATTGCGTGTACATTGATCCGTTTGATGCGCTTGTTGAACGTCCGGTCCGACTTTGCAAAGGATATTTTTAAAGCAAGTCAAATGGAGACTAGGCCCTTAACTCTCACACATTTACACAAACCACACAAATTCATCAGTGGTTTCACATCTATAGAAGATGATTATGACTCGCTGTGCGTTGGACATCACTGAGGGCGCCCTCCCATGTTATGGGCAGTGATCTACGTCAAAGATTTTTAGCCGATGAGATGGAATTGAAATATGCAATGAGTGCAGTGAACGTGCTCCTCGGAGTTGAGGTGGGGTTAAACGGATGAAGCTACTCGGATAAGAGGACCATTCGGCCTCGAGCTATAATTCATTGACGTGATGCAATGTTTCGTATTGTTTCCATAGTGAACGCTTTGTCCTCCCCGTAGTTCTATGGAAAACAATGTCGAGTTTTCGGTCGCACTTTCATTTACCTGTATAAGAAGTAACATATTCACCTAATTGGAGATATGTCCTTCAGTATATAATGATCAGATGCATCATCGAAACCGTACATTTTGACAGCAATGTACGTTCGATTATGAAACGAAATcgaaaaaataattatgatcgACCAGTTCGGATTTGTGCATCAGTCTTCGATTGATTACATGTAAAGTATCATCATACATTTGGCgtagaaatagaaaagaaaatcatgattGCGAAAAGCTCTATAactcaaaagataaaaaaaaaaaccttcctttCTCCCATGTTTGCCCATCAACTATCAGAATAACGTAATTCCAATTTTTGTATGTCCTTGTCAACCCTATTCGCATGAACGTGCTATgcttatacaatgtagttcatcTATATTATGTTTTCGTGCGAATGCTTTTGTATCAAACATGTGTAATTTGTGGATTTCATGAcgtctaaaaaataaaaaataatagatTGATACCTTGCAGGCACACTTTGgtagttggtttttttttctttttttttcgtcagtCTCCATTAAGAAGCATCTTTTTGTAAAACTGACTACACGACTTGTGTCCAACATTAATATTCATTCAGTAAAATGACAGAATGCGTCAGCGGGGAATGAAAATTATAATGCATATTATACTCTCACTAAAATTAGTATCCTGATCTTTGAAATCTGACGAGAAGATCCGAAATTAAGCTCCGTTGACAAAACAACATTTTTAAGACGATCGCCGAATGTTTTAATTCTGCACCGCGTATCCAAATACATCAATAGATGTGTAATACAATGTAACAAGGAAACAACAAGAGGTTACAAACAACACGTTACACAGTTTCCAGTGAAATTCGAAGTAGTCAATAAGACAAATCAATAGATAATGTTAAACTTGCAAAACACCAAGAAGTACTCCTCTCTCAATTCTCTCCAGTCCGAGTCAGGCATGATATTTTTACTTTGGAAATATAATCTTATCTGTTAGACTGGCATACTCTGCAGCTCACACCTGCTTGTTGACTGTGCAGCTTGCTTTATGATACAAGGGGTATAACTGATGGATAACTCATGGACAAATTACAAATAGCAAAACCATAAAATAATGCAATAAAGGAGAAGAAATTCAAATCTGACATTAACAACCTTTCGACAATACATCTTCAGAATTATAATGTTTTTGCCAACGGAAACAGGATCTTCCATGTGTGTGTTGTAAAGACATTATGTTTCGTTGGCAGTGAATTAAACTATACACCTTGTGGAGTggagtagaaaaaaaatcactgtacCCCTTTCTCTGGTCGTTGCAAATTAAGAAGGAAACTGCTTAAGAGTGGATAGATCTTTCCCAGTACAAATCTTCGAGGCCGCCGATACACTTATAAACATCACTTTATCCCTTCCATTAACATAAACAATAAGACGTCATTTCTCCATGATTATCTATATTCTCTTCAGAGATAAGTGATATACATAAGAAAGTCACAGAAAGTGCAATAATATTCTAAACTGACTTGCACTTGATACTTAATGATCGACCATAGTATTGAACATGTCATGCCTGTGGAAAGTGACTTTAAGTCATAATAGCTTTATTGTCTTTCAAGCTTTCCCTGTGTACATCCACCTGTTGAATGACGTAGTTACCCTAAACAGAAGCTCCCTCAATATCCAGACCTTAGCACAATCATTGTACACATCCGATTCATGTTTCGAAGAACTGTACGTACAAACGGTTGACGTACAAGCAACCAACAGCTAGGATCATGTCAGCCCTACAATCCCTCTTTCATTCTCAATCCTAGCATAAATGGATAGCCACGTAATCACATGTAACACGCACAAAGCCAAGCTATATACGCGGCTGCCTTCCGACAATCATTATGGTGCTCACACGGCAGGCAACAGTGCGcactgtgaaagaaaaaaaaaatgttcgtcgGTGGAAAGGCAAAAACACGCCCTGAGTATACGGCGTGTGTTACGTCACCATTATTCGGAAGCCACGACaagagatggagggagagagagagagagagagagagagaggcggggggggggggagggatacaGGGAATAAGAGAGTAAAAGAAAGAGAGCCTACTCCTACGCGTATTTGAGGAGGTTTGATGCTCAGATGCGGTGGTTGCCATGTACCACTGTCTGCTAAGCACCTCGCCATTGCGACGTTTGTCATCCTATTGATTTTCCtatagtggaaaaaaaaatataatatagaaTATACCCGTGTTGTATTCTTCGTCATTCCAAGAAGAGAATACTGGCCATTGACATTACAAAAGAATCCCCGACAGCAGCCTTGACGAATGCCGTCCATCCCTACGCTCACAATAAAGGCTTTCCTTCGTTCTACCATGCTCTAGTTGTGATGAACGCTCTCACCGAATGATGCTTTGCTTATAAACAATCCCCCTAAGATTTTGCTGCTTGGAAATGTTTGTACCGCGGGAAGGAAATGAGATTCGTTACAGGAAGATGCtaggttaaaaaaagaaagaaagaagaaggctCATCCCGGGAATGAGGTAACAATCTAATTGAACCGATGCGTAGGTTGGTAGTTATGTATTCTTCCCATGTTCACTAATAATAAAAACCCggatttttttctcccttccaGAAACAGTAGAACGGCGCGAGCGACAAAGAGCTCTGTGCGGGATAAACTCtttcgctaaaaaaaaaaaaagaaaaaaaagtttcgctaagtttttttcaggaaacagttcttgaacggtcaatatgaatatgcaaaatgGCAAAGCGAggatgtcatcacctcataacttgccatatagtttgtacttaaaattttgacatttccagtttttcattaaaaagCGATTATGcctgaggctcaaatcctggtatatctacCTAATCACTATTTTTTTATTACTAAGTTTTTTaaaaccaggaataacatcatgttttagacttcaatgatagaaacattgaattttcatcattttttgtacacaatcaatgggAAATTGTGAGGCTACGACATGgacagctcactcatttgcatattcatatcctcTGTAGAAGAACCGTTTTGCAGAAAAGagtaaaacttcaaaatttcataacttccttatttttcatccgatttcagtcaaatttttactgttgaactcataagatttcactctttttcaacagattaacttatttttggactggacTTCCACTTTAAGACGTCAATTAAGTCAAAAAGACGCGTTCGCTCCACTAAAGCATAGACAAAAATGTCAGATTTACGGCATTTGGAATGTATGAGAAATATATCAAAACTTAAGGAGAAATTCCAGTGCGCTGATAATTAAgtgataaaaagagtaaaaagtaaCGAGTTAATAaagcagtgaaaatttgatcaataTCGGATAAAAGCCACAGAAGATAATATTAATCTTGATGAAATTatgtgaagtttcgctaataTCTGCGAATCAGGTCTCCTACACTTGATATGAATAATTACACACAGCAAATGAATGAGCTGACAATGTCatcacttcatattttttcattgaTCGTTTATGAAACTAAAATGGCGAAAATTCAGTGTTTTACATTATTCCTGGTTGATTCCTGGTAGAATAACCTTAAAaaagtgatcagttagatatagcAGAATTTGAGCCTGGGGTGTTGGACGTAATTGCGTTTTTAAAAGGAAAATGGGAAATTCCAAAActttaagtacatgtacagactATTAATTGACAAGCTGTGAGAGGGATGACATCATTACTTTACAGTTTACATATTCATGTTGAATttcaaaaaaagtttaatgcaaAATTAGCGACACATCCATaacctctttatttttcatccgactttgatcaaattttcattattgtGCTAACAAAATTTTACTCCTTATTTCAGACTTACTTTCAACTGCACTGAAATTTCTCTTTAAGGGAATCATCCATAGTCTACACAATTATGACATATGCATATTAGTATGATCCATACCTGTGCGCCAAATTGCAGTCAAgagaagcctttttttttttcaatttgtcatcACGTTTGGATTAAATCGTTGTATTGCAGTATTTGTTGTACCTGATCATTGATATAGATCTCTTCCTCTTTTCAGGTTATCACCACATCTAAATGTTGTTGATTTCGTGCACGTTCCCTGTAATTTCCATCTCCGTGCAGATATGCACCACTCAATCTCTGCCACCGAAAATAAGGAGAAAACATATCTGAGTTGCCCTACCATAATATCTGCGTTTTGCCTAGTTTAGCTTTCTTTATTAGGTTTatcgtcttttctttttcagtatGTCGTAGATAATTACTGAAATTGATTCTGGTCTACGAGTGTGCTTCGGATATGGTTGTATGTCACGGCCATTTGCCCAACTAATAAACGACtaaataatgaatgtttcatTTGAGTAGTGTTATCGATTGTTTGTGTGAGCTGGCCGGATGTGTCAGTGTGTATATGAATGTGCGTCTGTCTTTTAATTTTATCCATTTACACACTACAGACACACACATCTCTAGCACAGAATAAAACACTAGAGTGGAATAGCATACGCAATATACCACAGTGCACGCTCACCTGTTCGAAAGACTGTTTGAAAAGCGGCACgtcattcattttgtgatacatCTTGAAAACGAGGTTTTACCTAGATGCAATGCACCTTTATTaaacgttcttttttttttcctcagtggGAACTCGCATTGATGGCAtgcgaaataaacaaaactgCATCTATATACACAATTCTTTTAAAGTAGATAAGGCGGGATGGATTATGATACGGAATGTCACTTTTttaatacaaacataaatattttttttaatgcctctcAGATATGTATTATCCAAAAAAGACTTGCAAATTTCACCAATAAGCAAAGTAATTATCAAGTTTGAAATACGTGACAAAACACGAATGCTTTCCAGATTTTCAAACAACAGATGACAATTTCCAAAGATGCACCATTTCCTTTAGATGCCTTATGTCTTGAATCTCTTTCATATCTTCTCCGACTAGCTTTCAAGTACGTAAATTTACGAAATGTGTcaaaaagacaaatacaaaaatttgaTAACATCACACTGACATAGGTCGAACAGACCGCATTTAAGGTAAGAATACTGTAATTTGTTctcaaaaaagaagaatgatcaACATAGATTTTATAATTCACATAGATGCATTTGACCGTTAGAAAatattcatcatgaatattattTCAACTTGATTGAACTTTCACCATTCCATTGCCGGCGATTATGGCTTCACTATCGGCTCGTTCCGGCTGGACGTTCGACAGTTCCGAGGTGTAAGGGATGCCGTCTTCCATCATCGCATCGTCGTCGGTCTGTAGCGGCATGTAAGGCGGGAACCGCCCGTCGGGGTCTATTAGAAACTCGTCCGGGTTGAGCGAATCTCGCGACGTCGACGAAACCAGGCTGGGCACAAGCAGCGATATCGCGACGACGAAGCCGCCGGCACAAAGCATGATCAGCCCAGCAAGCTTGGCGGCATCGAGCTTCTGGTTGAAGGCGACGTTGTCCTGGTTCAATACGGCGACATCGGCTCTGCTGTCGACAACTTCCTGTCTCGGTTGGATTAGGTAGCCCAGGAGGAGAGCGAGGACGGCAAGCACCAGAATATTAGTACCGACAAAGACACCGGCTTTCCACCACAAAGC
This window harbors:
- the LOC140234531 gene encoding uncharacterized protein; translated protein: MDGKDDTSEQSVSDPGSNGGAAAGQNKAPRHIPSTSKETPVIARRKITRPPRLESVSESEISSNVDSPSSSSEFGVRSYLHNFYEADPGVKNKDEFFVDDDDARSGQKSACGNPYANSRWRSRCSCAALWWKAGVFVGTNILVLAVLALLLGYLIQPRQEVVDSRADVAVLNQDNVAFNQKLDAAKLAGLIMLCAGGFVVAISLLVPSLVSSTSRDSLNPDEFLIDPDGRFPPYMPLQTDDDAMMEDGIPYTSELSNVQPERADSEAIIAGNGMVKVQSS